In Finegoldia magna ATCC 53516, a genomic segment contains:
- the ftsH gene encoding ATP-dependent zinc metalloprotease FtsH, whose amino-acid sequence MKENKQNKKKIIIYYLIAIVLYAVVAGLLFPTFSKTKEEEVPYNKFIEMLDKGEVKEVKILETHINFKSKDKNNVIYKAGLIRDEKLVDRLLESKVQFSSDIPSKYAPLLSIFLQFVLPFIIIFGFLQLAMSQATKKMGGNALQFGKSNAKIYVESQTGKKFTDVAGQEEAKDALLEVVDFLHDPKRYNEIGAVLPKGVLLVGPPGTGKTLLAQAVAGEAKVPFFSMSGSEFVEMFVGLGASKVRDLFKQAAEKAPCIVFIDEIDAIGKRRDTAGISGNDEREQTLNQLLNEMDGFSGNSGVVILAATNRPEILDPALTRPGRFDRQIPVELPDLQGRIDILKVHARKIKIEKDLDYKAVALMTAGTSGAQLANIVNEAALRAVRMGRNIVTQEDLIESVEVVIAGQQRKGTVITPKEKELIAYHEVGHALVAAMQSHSAPVTKITIIPRTSGALGYTMQVDQEEKFLMNKEELFNMIVTLTGGRSAEEVVFNTRTTGASNDIEKATKIARAMVTQYGMTDEFDMMSLETTNSKYLGGGNTLAASDQKAGQIDNKVESIIKAAHEKARNILTENIDKLHEISKFLLEKETITGEEFMEILNLEDEKKSEIDENTVKKEEVDDTTVSDL is encoded by the coding sequence ATGAAAGAAAACAAGCAAAATAAGAAGAAGATAATAATTTATTATCTTATAGCTATAGTTCTTTATGCTGTGGTTGCCGGCTTGCTTTTCCCTACTTTTTCAAAAACAAAAGAAGAAGAAGTACCTTACAATAAATTTATCGAAATGCTCGATAAAGGAGAAGTTAAAGAGGTAAAAATATTAGAAACTCATATCAATTTCAAATCAAAAGATAAAAACAACGTCATTTACAAAGCAGGATTGATTAGAGACGAAAAATTAGTTGATCGTTTATTGGAAAGCAAAGTCCAATTTTCAAGCGACATTCCTAGTAAATATGCACCACTTTTATCGATTTTCTTGCAATTTGTCTTGCCATTTATAATAATATTTGGTTTCTTGCAATTAGCAATGAGCCAAGCTACTAAAAAAATGGGAGGCAATGCATTACAATTTGGTAAGAGCAACGCAAAAATTTACGTCGAAAGTCAAACTGGCAAGAAATTTACAGATGTTGCTGGTCAAGAGGAAGCCAAGGATGCTTTGTTGGAAGTTGTTGACTTCTTGCACGATCCAAAAAGATACAACGAAATTGGTGCAGTGTTGCCAAAGGGTGTTTTATTAGTGGGACCTCCTGGAACTGGTAAGACTTTACTTGCACAAGCAGTTGCTGGTGAAGCAAAAGTTCCATTCTTTTCAATGAGTGGTTCCGAATTCGTTGAAATGTTTGTCGGATTAGGAGCTAGTAAAGTTCGTGATTTGTTCAAACAAGCAGCAGAAAAAGCTCCTTGTATCGTATTCATCGACGAAATCGATGCTATCGGTAAGAGACGTGATACTGCTGGAATTTCTGGTAACGACGAAAGAGAGCAAACTCTTAACCAATTATTAAATGAAATGGACGGTTTCAGTGGAAATTCAGGAGTTGTTATACTAGCTGCTACTAATAGACCTGAAATTTTAGACCCAGCACTTACTAGACCTGGTAGATTTGACAGACAAATTCCTGTTGAACTTCCAGATTTACAAGGACGTATCGATATTCTTAAAGTTCACGCGCGTAAAATCAAAATCGAAAAAGATTTGGATTACAAAGCTGTTGCTTTGATGACAGCAGGTACAAGTGGTGCTCAATTGGCAAATATAGTCAATGAAGCTGCACTAAGAGCTGTTAGAATGGGAAGAAATATCGTAACACAAGAAGATTTGATAGAATCTGTTGAAGTTGTAATAGCTGGTCAACAAAGAAAAGGCACAGTTATAACTCCAAAAGAAAAAGAACTTATAGCTTATCACGAAGTTGGACACGCATTAGTTGCTGCAATGCAATCACATTCCGCTCCAGTTACTAAGATTACAATTATTCCTAGAACAAGCGGTGCGTTGGGCTACACAATGCAAGTAGATCAAGAAGAAAAATTCCTCATGAACAAAGAAGAACTATTTAACATGATAGTTACATTAACAGGAGGAAGAAGTGCAGAAGAAGTTGTGTTTAACACAAGAACTACTGGAGCTTCAAATGATATAGAAAAAGCTACAAAAATCGCTCGTGCGATGGTTACTCAGTACGGTATGACTGACGAATTCGACATGATGAGTTTGGAAACTACAAACTCAAAATATCTTGGCGGTGGCAATACTTTAGCTGCAAGCGATCAGAAAGCAGGGCAAATAGATAATAAAGTAGAATCTATAATAAAAGCTGCTCACGAAAAAGCTAGAAATATTTTAACTGAAAACATCGATAAACTTCACGAAATTTCAAAATTCTTACTAGAAAAAGAAACTATCACCGGAGAAGAATTCATGGAAATTCTTAACCTTGAAGATGAAAAGAAATCTGAAATAGATGAAAACACAGTGAAAAAAGAAGAAGTAGACGATACTACAGTTAGCGATTTATAA
- a CDS encoding helix-turn-helix domain-containing protein: MILSDKIILLRKKNNLTQEELAEKLGVSRQSVSKWEMGNSIPDINKIIQLSDVFGVKTDYLLKDEIDDIEYSDDTVEELETKKTISVEDANDFMSAYEEYSNDVADSISLFIMSPIAVLISQIIALTTNVKSEDSFVIVGTVVLFLIIAFGVYKLIVKANLIEKYDFISKESFILSYGVKGIVEKKKEEREQKDNKAIASAIIMYILCVIPIILVSISESEVLQLSAIILLLIIVSAATNILIKKLSVISSYNMLLQVEDYTMKNKKLREKMSGYITAFWLIITAIYLAVSLYTNRWEITWVIFAAGAVLFAAFYFILKSHFNNKMK; this comes from the coding sequence ATGATATTAAGTGACAAGATAATTCTTCTTAGAAAAAAGAATAATCTAACTCAAGAAGAATTGGCAGAAAAATTAGGAGTGAGCAGACAATCTGTATCGAAATGGGAAATGGGAAACTCAATTCCGGATATCAATAAGATTATTCAATTGAGTGATGTTTTTGGAGTAAAAACAGACTACTTATTAAAGGATGAGATTGATGATATTGAATATTCGGATGATACTGTCGAAGAGTTGGAGACTAAGAAGACAATTAGTGTAGAAGATGCTAATGATTTTATGAGTGCATACGAAGAATATTCAAATGACGTTGCTGATAGCATAAGCTTATTCATAATGTCTCCTATAGCAGTTTTGATATCTCAAATCATAGCCTTGACAACTAATGTTAAGAGTGAAGATTCCTTCGTAATAGTAGGGACTGTTGTATTATTTCTTATAATTGCTTTTGGTGTATATAAATTGATCGTGAAGGCGAATTTAATTGAAAAATATGATTTTATTTCAAAAGAATCATTTATCTTATCATACGGCGTAAAAGGAATAGTTGAAAAGAAAAAGGAAGAAAGAGAACAAAAAGATAATAAAGCAATTGCTAGTGCGATAATAATGTATATATTATGTGTGATTCCTATAATACTTGTATCTATATCAGAGAGTGAAGTATTACAATTATCAGCTATAATATTGTTGTTAATTATTGTATCAGCAGCTACTAATATTTTAATCAAAAAGCTTTCTGTGATATCAAGTTATAACATGTTACTTCAAGTAGAAGATTACACTATGAAAAATAAAAAATTGAGAGAGAAGATGAGCGGATATATTACAGCCTTCTGGTTAATAATAACAGCAATATATCTTGCAGTTAGTTTGTATACAAACAGATGGGAAATCACTTGGGTGATTTTTGCAGCAGGAGCGGTTTTGTTTGCGGCATTTTATTTCATCTTAAAATCTCATTTCAACAATAAAATGAAATAA
- a CDS encoding Mrp/NBP35 family ATP-binding protein, with translation MTERKVPNFLIESNTGSNIKNIVGIVSGKGGVGKSLVTCLLANEMAKKGYKVGIMDGDITGPSIPKYFGLTEKATADAEGHINPVTTSNGIKVISMNLMLPKDDDAVIWRGPVIAGVVKQFYQDVNWGDLDYLFVDMPPGTGDVPLTVFQSIPIKGIVVAMSPSGLVEIIVKKALHMAKMMGKKVIGLVENMSYLECPDCGKHIEVFGTSTVDKIAEEENIDTVCKLPINPEISKLTETGKISEVETNYLENITEKIETL, from the coding sequence ATGACAGAAAGAAAAGTTCCTAATTTTTTGATCGAATCAAATACAGGAAGTAATATAAAAAACATCGTTGGAATAGTCAGTGGTAAAGGTGGAGTAGGAAAAAGCCTTGTCACTTGTTTATTGGCAAACGAAATGGCAAAAAAAGGATATAAAGTTGGTATCATGGATGGTGATATTACAGGACCATCTATTCCAAAATATTTTGGTTTAACTGAAAAAGCGACAGCAGATGCTGAAGGGCACATCAACCCAGTTACGACATCTAATGGAATTAAAGTTATATCAATGAATTTGATGCTTCCAAAAGATGATGATGCAGTAATTTGGAGAGGACCTGTAATTGCTGGTGTTGTTAAACAATTTTATCAAGATGTAAATTGGGGAGATTTAGATTATTTGTTTGTGGATATGCCACCAGGAACTGGTGATGTTCCATTGACAGTATTTCAATCTATTCCAATTAAGGGAATTGTTGTAGCGATGTCTCCATCAGGACTTGTTGAAATAATTGTCAAAAAAGCATTGCACATGGCGAAAATGATGGGCAAAAAAGTCATAGGATTAGTTGAAAATATGAGCTACTTGGAATGCCCTGATTGTGGAAAACACATCGAAGTTTTCGGAACAAGCACTGTGGATAAAATTGCCGAAGAAGAAAATATCGATACAGTTTGCAAACTTCCAATTAATCCAGAAATTTCGAAATTAACTGAAACTGGAAAGATAAGTGAAGTTGAAACAAATTATTTGGAAAATATTACAGAAAAAATAGAAACTTTATAA
- a CDS encoding RNA degradosome polyphosphate kinase, with protein sequence MYDISFTQNRELSWLKFNERVLEEASEKNVELFERLKFFSIFDTNFEEFFMVRVGSLTDINDMKKKVIDNKSLMNAQEQLDCIMDESKRLYEKKDSVYEDLKQDLQKENVNICKVADLEDKEKRLVYYYFNSTIAPILSFQIVDRVHPFPQIPNLAIVVLFQLTSQSKNKKQFMGLIQVPDKIKRYVKLSDTRVVLIEDVIREFGQEIFDNYECEAKYIISVTRNADIEYDDEDLEIDDDYRSYMKKMIKLRKRLRPVRLEINEFPNDETKEFLLKNLNLTEHRMFVTKSPMRCGFLFDLVYDMPKDVIQKYTYEEFSPQDSSMISKEKSVIEQVYDKDLFLSFPYESIDPFIRLLNEAAEDESVVSIKITIYRLAKNSEITKALIKAAENGKEVVVLMELRARFDEENNILWSSRLENAGCRIIYGFDHYKCHSKVCLITKIKDEKISYITQIGTGNYNEKTAKLYTDFSYMTTRHEIGEDAKALFDNFLLGNLNGEYKHLMVSPHSMQVGLDKLIDEQIEKAKFSDDGYIRLKMNSISDRKLIDKLSKASCKGVKIDLMVRGICCLVPGIKDKTENINVYQVVGRFLEHHRIYQFGKAENCKVYISSADFMTRNIRKRVEVAVPIYDDFIKHRILNFMDIMFDDDTKIRKLNPDKSYSRVENTENKNAQEALIKIAKENDVKQQPEVNDDNRVINSKSNETINQDNNDSKRMNLFDKIKNFFKNLTH encoded by the coding sequence ATGTACGATATTTCGTTTACGCAAAATAGAGAACTATCGTGGTTGAAGTTTAACGAAAGAGTTCTTGAAGAAGCATCAGAAAAGAACGTGGAATTATTTGAAAGATTGAAGTTTTTTTCTATTTTTGATACTAACTTTGAAGAGTTTTTCATGGTGAGAGTAGGTAGTCTTACTGATATCAATGATATGAAGAAGAAAGTTATAGACAATAAATCATTGATGAATGCACAAGAGCAATTAGATTGTATCATGGATGAATCTAAAAGGTTGTATGAGAAAAAAGATTCTGTTTATGAGGATTTAAAACAAGATTTACAAAAAGAAAATGTAAATATTTGTAAAGTAGCTGATTTAGAAGATAAAGAAAAAAGGCTTGTGTATTATTACTTCAACTCTACGATTGCTCCTATTCTTAGCTTTCAAATAGTAGACAGGGTTCATCCATTCCCTCAAATTCCTAATTTGGCAATTGTAGTTTTGTTTCAACTCACTTCTCAATCTAAGAACAAAAAACAATTTATGGGATTGATTCAAGTTCCAGATAAAATTAAAAGATATGTAAAATTATCAGACACTAGAGTTGTACTTATTGAAGATGTAATCAGAGAATTTGGTCAAGAAATATTTGATAATTACGAATGTGAGGCAAAATATATTATTTCTGTGACTAGAAATGCAGACATCGAATACGATGACGAAGATTTGGAAATTGATGATGATTACAGATCATATATGAAAAAGATGATAAAGCTTAGAAAAAGATTGAGACCTGTAAGACTTGAAATTAACGAATTTCCAAATGACGAAACTAAAGAGTTCTTATTGAAGAATTTAAATTTGACAGAACATCGTATGTTTGTGACAAAAAGTCCAATGAGATGTGGGTTTTTGTTTGATTTGGTATACGATATGCCAAAGGATGTAATTCAAAAATATACTTATGAAGAATTTTCTCCACAAGATTCTTCAATGATATCAAAAGAAAAATCGGTTATAGAGCAAGTATACGATAAAGATTTGTTCCTTTCGTTTCCTTATGAATCCATTGATCCATTTATAAGACTTTTGAACGAGGCTGCTGAAGATGAGTCTGTAGTTTCGATTAAGATTACAATTTACAGATTGGCAAAGAATTCTGAAATCACTAAAGCTCTTATAAAAGCAGCTGAAAACGGCAAAGAAGTTGTGGTTCTTATGGAATTGAGAGCGAGATTTGACGAAGAAAATAATATTTTATGGTCATCTAGATTAGAAAATGCTGGTTGTAGAATTATTTACGGATTTGACCATTATAAGTGTCATTCTAAGGTTTGTTTGATTACTAAAATTAAAGATGAAAAGATTTCTTACATCACACAAATTGGTACAGGAAATTATAATGAAAAAACAGCAAAACTCTACACGGATTTTTCTTATATGACAACTAGACATGAAATTGGTGAAGATGCAAAGGCGCTTTTCGATAATTTTTTGTTAGGAAATTTGAATGGTGAGTACAAACATTTGATGGTAAGCCCTCATTCTATGCAGGTTGGACTTGATAAATTAATCGATGAACAAATTGAAAAAGCTAAGTTTTCAGATGATGGCTATATAAGACTAAAAATGAATTCAATTTCGGACAGAAAATTAATAGATAAACTTTCCAAGGCTTCTTGCAAAGGAGTAAAGATTGATTTGATGGTGAGAGGAATTTGTTGTTTGGTGCCAGGAATAAAAGATAAAACTGAAAATATCAATGTTTACCAAGTGGTAGGAAGATTTTTGGAACATCATAGAATTTATCAATTTGGTAAGGCTGAAAATTGCAAAGTATATATTTCTTCAGCAGACTTCATGACTAGAAATATCAGAAAAAGAGTGGAAGTTGCAGTTCCAATTTACGATGATTTTATTAAGCACAGAATATTGAATTTTATGGATATAATGTTTGATGATGATACTAAAATCAGAAAATTAAATCCGGACAAATCATACTCAAGAGTTGAAAATACTGAGAATAAGAATGCACAAGAAGCATTGATAAAAATTGCAAAAGAAAATGATGTAAAACAACAACCGGAAGTTAACGATGATAACAGAGTTATTAACTCAAAATCCAACGAAACTATAAATCAAGATAATAATGATAGTAAAAGAATGAATTTGTTCGATAAAATTAAGAATTTCTTCAAAAACTTGACACATTAA
- a CDS encoding ethanolamine ammonia-lyase reactivating factor EutA, translating into MIYAVIDIGSNTIRLSVYKVIKDSVKNLFNEKSTASLASFIEKGVMNEHGIQKLINTLKEFKNLISNFEDISKTFAIATASIRNSSNRREIIERVRTEVGMDIELISGEEEAKLSFLGAGIDSKSGILTDIGGGSSEIVVFEQGKVVRTSSLNIGSLVAFDNFSKNLFMTNDEKKLLEDDIKLMLASNNLNRVEHDIVCAVGGTARACLKLYNEIYDKESGNVIITMDGLKNMINTLMNMPDREKMKLILKVKADRVHTLIPGMIILYRISKYFYADLIRISMTGVREGFVYHKILGRG; encoded by the coding sequence ATGATTTATGCAGTAATAGATATAGGTTCAAATACTATAAGATTGTCAGTATATAAGGTGATTAAAGATTCTGTCAAAAATCTTTTTAATGAAAAGTCTACGGCATCGTTGGCTTCATTCATTGAAAAAGGAGTTATGAATGAACACGGTATTCAAAAACTAATCAATACTTTGAAAGAATTCAAAAATTTAATATCAAATTTCGAAGATATTTCAAAAACTTTTGCAATTGCTACGGCGTCGATTAGAAATTCTTCTAACAGACGCGAAATTATTGAGAGGGTAAGAACAGAAGTTGGAATGGATATTGAGTTAATAAGTGGAGAAGAGGAAGCGAAGTTGTCTTTTTTAGGAGCTGGTATTGATTCAAAAAGTGGAATTCTTACTGATATAGGGGGAGGAAGTAGTGAAATCGTAGTTTTCGAACAAGGAAAAGTCGTTAGAACTTCAAGTTTAAACATAGGTTCACTTGTAGCATTTGATAATTTTTCTAAAAATTTGTTCATGACAAATGATGAGAAGAAACTATTAGAAGATGATATCAAATTAATGCTTGCTTCTAATAATCTCAATAGAGTTGAACACGATATAGTTTGTGCGGTGGGAGGAACTGCCCGTGCTTGTCTCAAATTATACAATGAAATTTATGACAAAGAGTCTGGTAATGTGATCATTACAATGGATGGACTTAAAAATATGATTAATACACTCATGAATATGCCTGATAGAGAAAAAATGAAACTTATTTTAAAAGTAAAGGCGGATAGGGTTCACACATTAATTCCAGGAATGATTATTTTGTATAGAATTTCAAAATATTTTTATGCCGATCTTATCAGAATCAGCATGACTGGAGTTAGAGAAGGTTTTGTTTATCATAAAATTTTAGGAAGGGGATAA
- a CDS encoding GlsB/YeaQ/YmgE family stress response membrane protein, translating to MGILSWIIVGALAGWIGSKITGNDANMGAGANILCGIVGATIGGWVMSIIGKSGVNGFNLYSILVAILGSVILLSIINAIKKKK from the coding sequence ATGGGAATTTTATCATGGATTATAGTAGGAGCATTAGCAGGATGGATAGGATCTAAAATAACTGGTAATGATGCAAATATGGGAGCAGGTGCTAACATTCTTTGCGGTATTGTCGGAGCTACAATTGGTGGCTGGGTAATGAGCATTATCGGAAAAAGCGGAGTAAACGGATTCAACCTTTACAGCATTCTAGTTGCAATTTTAGGTTCAGTAATCCTATTATCTATTATTAATGCAATTAAAAAGAAAAAATAA